The Medicago truncatula cultivar Jemalong A17 chromosome 7, MtrunA17r5.0-ANR, whole genome shotgun sequence genome includes the window tgttgtaacTTTACAAACATCTTGTCTTATTTATCTGCCTACTTTGTTGCCACAGTAAATTTCCTCTATCAATCATATTGGTTGGTGTTGGAGATGGACCTTGGGACAAGATGAAGGAGTTTTGTGACAATATTCCAACTAAGGGCCTTTGATAATTTTCAGGTAGATAATGAATATTGATTTAATACTTGTTAAATGTTGcaaaataattgaaattcatCCCCTGAATTGTTGTGAAATCTCTTTAGTTTGTGAATTTCGCGGAAATCATGTCAAACAACATTTCTCTTACACGAAAAGAGGCAGCATTTGCTCTCGAAGCATTCATGAAAATCCCTTCTCAGTATAAGTATAAGGCCGCAGCAGCGCTTGGTCTACTAGGGTAAGATTATGATTCATTACCTTCAGTGttattctctattatttttcatattgaataaaaaaagagtCTCAAGTTCATTTCTgtcaaaaataattgttaatattTGTGCTTGTTATTTATCTCAAAACAGTAGTCCAAAGGCCAATGCTCCTAGGAGAGTTTCCCTCCCAACACCCCGTTATGGTTCAGCATATTTGGGCAGTCCAAGTTCTACTTATGACAATCAGGTACAGCCTACAAAGTGTTTCTAATAGAAATGTGTCATGTTCTTGATTGGGTGCAAACATTAATGTTACAATAAATTGCTTGAATTAtatgaatatatgttgtttaGTACTAAGGCTGGTTTGGCGGTGTTCCGTGAACTTTGCTTAGTTGGTATGGACATTGTATTATAATACCAAGATTATTGAGAAGGATGTGAGTTTGCTTACTCTTCTGTTTCTTCACACTATACCATGTTGAAAAACATATATACTACagttaaataaagaaaaaaaatatctagagaaagattaattatttcaaattgataaaataagGAAATGTGACTATAATGAGTGTAGAATATACTAACCAACTTTATATAATGATATTAtttcgaaaaataaaaaaatttatagaatggatatctcattaaaaaaaaatattatttgaatggCGGTAAATTAGTCCATTTGTAGGTattgtgtaaattatttttgcatttaatttttttttagggactttGTCAAAGACTAAATGTTGTATTTCAAATTAGCATTTAAAAAACTTACTATCTGTAGACTATTTTAAAGAAAGAACTAAACAtggtttcattttaaaatactatTGTGAAACTACATTGATTGATTGTATATTTCATGCTTTACTTCAGGGTACGTAATAGAGAAAATGTTCTTCCTTTATCCTGGAAGGATTTAAGAGCATCGTCTTTGACCTGGAACGATTTTATACATTACACACGTGACAGTGTAGTTAACATTCCTCCAAAATATCATGGGGCCTTACTCATACTGTGTGGTAGTTTCCTTGGTTATCAAGCAAAAAGCACAACTGCTCCATTTGAATTTCGATTCAAATATTCAACTAATGCACCTCAATCACTAGTACTTCCATTTGGGGAAGCATTTAAAGCATTCTTTCCAGAAATGACACAAATAGCAAAGTTCATTTTGTGTTATTTTCTGACATTGATGTTGGTTGTTCCACTACAACCTGGATTACAAATATTTTGTATGCTACTATTGATTTCTGCACCCTTTTTTTACTTCCCCGAGCTGGTTCGCAAGGCTTCAGTTTCAGGGGTTGATGTGGCATGTGGTGGAACATTCAAGTTGCCTTTGATTGGGTTTGCAACTTTAGGGGCTGTTGGCCTTTCCCTCATTTGTGGTTTAGTGACATTGCTAATGGTTTATTTAAGCTGGAGGTTCTTATATAAAGGGAAATCAAGAGTTAGGGGAATTGAGGTTAGTCTTGATGATTTGTGTGAGATAGAATAAAATATTGTGAATTGTTtagaaatttcattttaattcaaTCCTATAGCTCAATTATGTCTTACTACCATTCAATTCAGATGGTATGAAACAAGATAATTTTCTATGAATTTAAAGGAGATGCACCCACAATGTAGTCCAATTTCACCATCATCTTATAAGAATCCAATATATTGAAATGTAAGCTTTTATTACAAccacttttcaaaaataattgcCAAATGCTTAATTTCTAATCTATGTTGCATGAGTATGGGTTCGGTATCAGATACAAAATACggctatttaaaaaaaaaaaaaaaaaaaaaaaaaaaaggtatacgtcaatataattataagttttgttatataatataatatgaacctaccaaaaaaaatatataatataatatgaagaaaaaaaaatctacatttcACAACAAAAGCTTCAAAATAAGAGTTagtgaaaaacaaaaatgagtGCTACCATTACCATACCGAATACTTCACCACTTTACAAATACCGCTTCATTAGATGTTAGTGAAAAACTAATTAACCAACACTTAACACTTACGTGCATGTTCCCTTTTCTCATTTTcgattctattttaaaattaaaaacatcaacaaaaaatcaaagcaTTAGATTTTTCAAGAATCTTCCATGAACACaactccaaataaaaaaaattaatcaaaaaataattcattaacACCAATtgacatcatttaattttacttttttcaaaaatttagatttgAATGTGTGCCCAAATATTTTTAGGGTCGTGTTAATTTGTACCATAAGGACATAGGTTAAGGAACTTTagaattaacaaataaatttaatatttaaatgataaCTTTTGAATCTTTCAAAGCATTGAATGCAcaactttaagaaaaaaattttatatttgttttcttaacttATGCCTcaaggacacaagttaacacatttttatttagGCTTATGCACAAGCATATTTCTCTTGATCTTTCTTCAAAGAGAACCTGATAAATGGGCTCCATTTCTGGTGGGAGACCTTGATAGGTAGCCTATGGTAGGagacatagtttttttttgttttttggtaaaaatgaaTATGAACCATTAGATAAGGATTGATCAACCTTTGGATTATAAAAGTCTATAGTCTTACTATATCCTATCAACActcaataatttcttttatttcatcATCATTGTCTCTCTCCTATCATCTcttgcattttttctttttctctcttgaaAATTCAGATCTGCAGCAACCACCAACAAAGGAGCTTGGATCATTGATTGTCTAGTGGCAAGAAACATGCTTGAATGGAGGGGATGTTGAAAAATCTGCACCAAACAATGTGCGATGAAGAAAAATGCTCTCtttaattgttgaaagatttgcTTTTTGGTAGTAATTTTTATGGGGTGTGTTCTTGATTGCTGATGTAATATTTTCTCTTGAGTGTATACAAAAGTGTGAATCTTTTTATTGCTTTGTTCTTTATTGGATATCAAAGATTTgttcttgtattttttaatttatttatgaaagtGTGAATCCTTCTTTAAGTTCATGCCATATCTTGGGACTAATTTTTCAGACACATGGACAATTAGTTTAATATAATGTTAGATTGAACTAGAACAGTGAAGGCCAATATTGAATTTTACATGACTGATAAATGTAATGGAAGGACCGATGTTGTGGCTGTCTCGTATAACTCAACTAGTGGGAGACAAAAATAATCAAGTGCATTTTGCTTATAGTATAATCTAATGGGCTTGATGAATCTAATGGTTTTAAAATGTCATGTACCGATAGGAGACCTATTAAGGTCTCTCACCTTGGACAGAGCCTGATAAATGATTGTAGCCGGTCTTTGTCAGGTCACGCAAGTAACATGATTAGCTGTACTAAATAAATAGATTTGCATGTGTCAAAAAGGAAAACTTCGCACTATCACACACATCAGCAAacgatggaaaaaaaaaatgaactacaCACTTGAGACTAGAGAATACTGTACTGTACTTTGTGATATCATGACTTGTACTCTCCAACAAGCAAGGGATATGTCACCTAAAGACAGCCAAAGTGACTTCAGAAATCAGAACATGTATTATCATTCATTGAGATACTTGGGTTGGGCATAAAGTGTGTCTTACTCTTGCATCATTCATTTAGACATACCATTCCACAAAGCAAATAAGCACGAATTAGAAAGAATCTAGAAATAAGCAGCAAATCATGTACTATATTGCTGAATACATCAAATGTtaacaaaatccaaattcaTTCTTAGACCTAACTAAGATGACCAagttttcaattcaatttgaCAGAACATAATGTGTTTTGTGAATACTTTTTAAACCACACTTAAATTTAAAACACACACCATCATCCTTGAATCATGTCCTATCCTATAAAAACAGATTGCTAAAAGCACCTAAAAACAACAGCAAACATCAACAGAGATTGAGATTTACAATTTCAATTCTTATTTTAACATTGAAAACTCCTAAACTAAAACAACAGTATTTTCTACAATGAAATCTTCATCAAGATTCTCTTTAACTACACTTGACAATGGTCAGCATCGAAATACAACATCAGAACAGAACAGAACATAGACCTGCCAAATTAAGCACATAAAATTCATAATTTCATCAAGGGATACCATACAAGACCAATATGAATCTATGTTCCCCCCGGAGTCAAATCATAACCAtatcatataataatttaaatacaagCCAGCAACATAATTACCAAAGAAAATCAAACACTAAAAAGCTACTAAATTCACCAAACAATACATCAAAATCTAAAACtaatcaagttccaaaatttacCAAAAACAAGAGGTCGACAGATGAATATAGCAACATCATTATATCAACCtacctaaaataaaaatctatacTAGTTGgaaaaaacatgattttatcTCATGGTGGGTGCAAATGCAAACACAGAACCGAAGAAGTTTCGATTTTTATTACCACCACTATTGACTATATAGATTTATCTACGATTCTGAGGGTGaagctatgttgttgttgttgttattgttattgccgttgttgttaatgatgttgttgtcgttgttgttgatagtATTACCCTTACGCAGTTTCCTCTTCTTGTTCTTCTCCGAAATAGCTTTCGCAAAAGCTTCAACAATCCTTTGCTGAGACTCAAGAATCATCTCAGTACGCTTCATCTCCATCTCCATTCTCATAGTTTCAATCTCTCTAGCCATCTCCATCTTCATCTGCTCCATCCTCACAAACCCATCTCTCAAAACCTTAATAGCATTCACCATTTCACCAATTGGATCtctttccctttctctctctacatccctctccctctctctcttccCCAAAACAACCCTCTCCTTAACAAGCCTCGTTCCACCATTGATCCTAGACCCAGATTCTGAATTGTTGTTCATTTTCGGATAGAATTTTGATCCGGGTTGTGCCACGCTAACACCAGTTGGAATCCTAATCCGAAACCCACTACCGGAACCACCAAAACCACCGGAAACTCCATTCCGGTATAGCTTATCAAGACTTCTGGTATTACCAGAACCAGAACCACCACCAGCAGCACTTCTAAGTTCCTCATaaagatcatcatcatcataatcatcgttcTCTAGTGTTTCACGGTGGTTGATAAGGTTATGGCTATGGATGTGATTATGATTAGCGTTATGATTAGGGTTTTCTGGTTTATGCGGTGGAGAAGGAGGAGAAGGACCTTTTTCCATGGAATCCATAGCTTTGAAAAGAACCCACGAAGAAGAAGAACGAGATCTCGGAACCGGAAGAGATCTAAGCTTCTGAATCTCAGATCGGTAACGTTTACGGAGCTTTTCCATTTTGTGACGACACTGAACGGCGGTTTTAGCGACGGGTGAAGAGTTAGGGCAACGAACAGCGACGGCATCAGCAACTTCTTGCCAATGGGTTGCTTTGAGATTTGTTCGACCCAGAGAGTACCATTTGTCACGGTAAGAATCGATTAGAGCAGAGGTTTCTTCTGGTGTCCAGCACGGAGGTGGAAGACGACGAGATgaggttggtggtggtggtggtgctgggagggagagagggagaggTACGGCGGATGGTGGTGATGGGATCGATTCAGttggtgatgatggtggtggtgatgatgtTGCCATGGCGTATAATAACAACAGAGAgcgagaggaagaagaaaaaggtaAAATTATTAGGGTTAAAATGAAGAGTGGTGGTTGTTATGGTGGaggagaaaaaagagagaattatTTTAGGGTGGAAGAGAAAAAAGGAGGGTATGGTAAGGTAAAAGAAAGAGGGTGGTGCGGCATGATAAGGGTGACGTGGGTGGATGAGGAGACGACCACCGTTTAGGTGAGAGGGCTAACGTGCGCGGAGGGGTGGTGAGGTCCACACTTCTGACTTTGCCCATCACCACCAAATCTAATCTCTTCATCAAAATTAGCTGTTTGTGGTTGGCCTAGAGGCTAgagcaaaataaattacaaaatcatAAGTTGGGTGACATGTTTGTTATGTATGTGATTTGGTTTAGTGAATTTTAATGGGAAATAGGGTGGGGTGATTTGATTTTGGGTGATGGTGTGTGTGGTGGCAATaggggtttggtttggtttgaccGATAAATAAAAAGTGGTTGGGGGGTACATTGTATTTATTGGAGAGGGATGGATGGGTGTGCAATTTTGCTAACGTCATGGAGTGTAAATGGATGGCCTCCGACTCTATATTCTTCTTTTAACTCAAATCAATCAAACTACTTAACACTTAAGTGTACTTCATTCTTTTAcatattaacaaaaattatgtacaagttttcttttaaaaaatataaaaagtttatattttagaaattttatatgttataatttatttttataaattaaaaggcTTGTTTTTATATGTTGATAAGTGTTTTTAGGGTATTGTTTAATCATCCAAAAGTAGtatcttttatattaaaaattgtgtatttatgACTTCAACGTgtgtttgatttatattttcaagataaaatttctttttacgATTCTTTAAAAAATGCTCTTAGAACATCTGTTACCAAGACTCatagaaaaattataatcaaaatatattaggTGAATAGTGGACATTACCAAATTAGATCAATTAATGGGACATTGGAAATATGATAGATTCTAGGAT containing:
- the LOC11426900 gene encoding trihelix transcription factor ASIL2 is translated as MATSSPPPSSPTESIPSPPSAVPLPLSLPAPPPPPTSSRRLPPPCWTPEETSALIDSYRDKWYSLGRTNLKATHWQEVADAVAVRCPNSSPVAKTAVQCRHKMEKLRKRYRSEIQKLRSLPVPRSRSSSSWVLFKAMDSMEKGPSPPSPPHKPENPNHNANHNHIHSHNLINHRETLENDDYDDDDLYEELRSAAGGGSGSGNTRSLDKLYRNGVSGGFGGSGSGFRIRIPTGVSVAQPGSKFYPKMNNNSESGSRINGGTRLVKERVVLGKRERERDVERERERDPIGEMVNAIKVLRDGFVRMEQMKMEMAREIETMRMEMEMKRTEMILESQQRIVEAFAKAISEKNKKRKLRKGLCSVLF